Within the Zea mays cultivar B73 chromosome 10, Zm-B73-REFERENCE-NAM-5.0, whole genome shotgun sequence genome, the region GGAGGTGTGGCCCTACATGACAACCTTTTGTTGAACCATTATACTCTTGTGATCAATTGTAGTTGGTCTGGTTACTTCACCTTAGAATAATACAATGTTAAAGAAAACGACAACTTGTTTTTTAGAGTTTTTATATATAAAGCTATAGAGGAAACATTGGATCCCGGTTAAATAGTGCTCCTCATATTGCTTGAACTTGGATCCTAGTTGTTGTTTGACCTAAGTATGACAAGCATTTGTTATATGTAGTTCAGACTGTGCAAGTATTTGCATAGAGTAATAAACTTCCTTTTGCTTTTCCATTCGCACCGCAAAAATTGAATCCCTCCCTCTCCCTTTTTAATCCTGATGCAAGAACATCATCTATATGCAAGGTGGGGGCGAACTATGAAGAAGCATAAACACATCAAGCAGAGCTACACAACCATCAACAATGAAGCACACAAAAAGTTGTCGCAAAAGTGCAAATACTAGTCATTATGCCCGAATTCGAGGTTGCATAATTTTAAAAATGGGGAACGAGATGCAATCCTACAATCCTATGGGTCTGCAAAGAAAAAAACAAAGTTCTTTACTTGGTTTTCCTTGGATCTAGGGTGGAAGACCGAATCGACGAATCCGACAACGCGCTACGCTTCCTTTTCTCAGCAGCATGGTAAAGACGTTTGCCGATGGCCACTTTCTAAAGTACTTATTTGTCCGAAGTTCCCACGTCCTCAGTACCCGTCGCGTCGACGTCGAGAAGCACCTCCTTCCCGCCTTATTGCTTGCTGCCGCCGCCCTTGTGCGATCTGCCACCGGACCCGCCCAGTGAACAACCACGTCGATCCTAGCTTCACCTGCGACTCCGACACAACGTGCCACGAGGTCGACACTAGCGCGATGCACACACTTTTCAAAAGAAGAGAGGAAGCGAACACTTCAACCGACCGGTGTGTAACGAACGCTCGACATCCTTCACGTTTATTGTGTCTCAGATGACCGCTAAGGTCTCCTTTGGATCAAAGTATAAATTCCTGAATCCTGTGTTTTTGAATTAATTCCTATAAAAAAGTATGTGTTGAAAAGGATCCCTAAAATTTAGTGTGTCGTATAGCGCAGGTTGGTTTAGGTCGTTTTACTAGACCTAGGTGGAACCAGCCTCAAAATCGCAAAAAACTCAGGAGTATTTGAGAATAAAGTTTTTTTTTATAGTTTTGggataatactgcagtattctcaaatactaTATTATTATATACACAAAGGTGTTTGGCAAGGTAGCTTAAGTCTCTGTTTTTTAAAAATGAAGTATTATaaatactatagttgttttaGAGTATTCTAAACTTAGGTTTAAACCTTTGTTTTTAAAATTGTAGTATTTTAAACTGTGGTATTGTAATGACTAAAGTATAACGTAGTATTTCAAAACTGTGATTTTCGAAAACTTTGGTAAGGCCTCACCGGCGTACCTCCTCATGGAGTTGGAATGGACGCCGCCGACTCAGCGTAGGGATGGAGTCCTGTGCCGCCGGCCATCTTCAGTACCTGCTCGATCTCTCCGTCCACCTCGCCCATCGACGGCCGGTCGGCGCCGGCCTCCTCGACGCAGCGCAGCACCAGGTCCATGTACTGCTCCAGCCCGCCACCGCCTGGTCCAGCAGCTCGTGCAGGCCGTACAGATCCTTGGTCCGGTCCAGCGCCGCCTTCGTCCCGGACGATGTACCGGCCGGTGGCCGCGCGCCAGCGGCTTCCTCGCCGTGACCACCTCCACTCCTCCAGCATCAGCACGCCGATGCTGTAGGCGTCGCTTTTCTCCGTCAGCTGCTGGCTGCTGCAACATCCCAAAGTGTCGCATTCATCCAGCATTAATTCACTTGCCGTCGATGTCGTTGCCTGCCGACGTCGTCTCCGGCGCCGACGTCCCAGTTTTCCAATGCTCGTTGCCGCCACCGCCGGCTCTTGCCCCTCAAGTCCTCACACTTACGATGGACCGGTTGGCCCACAGTTGCATCTCGCAGATGATGGTCAACCCGCCTCATTCCTACCTGCTACCCGTTGGTTTGTCGATAGGTGCAGTTTTTAATTACGTTTGTTATTTTACACTACAATTGGCACTCACCCTCTCATATGCCACCACTTTATAAAAAGGCAACGAACCCCTCCAAAGCAACGCTGAACTCCTGTATCGAAGTTTTTGATGACCTGAGCCCGTTGACTTGGTGGATTGGAGAAGGCAGCAGCACATCACTATCTGGTTCTTGTGTTCTTGCTGCAATCAGTCGAGATTCAGGCTGCTTTGGATATACTTGCAATCCTTGACAGGTGATTGATTTGCTTTCTTTATACCTGAGCTTCACTTTCATCCCAACATAACTGATGCTTGATTTGCTTTCTTTATGCCTGACCTTCACTTGCATCCCAAAATAACTGATGCTTTAGGTTTGTCTTAAATCAAGCCATTTAGGGCTAGTTTTGAAACTCAAATCCCCTTCAGAATTGGAGGAAATTGAaggggaaataaactaatttcacCCTCATTCCCCTTCAATCCCAGAGGGGATTTGAGATTCCAGACTAGCCCTTAAGTTTTTTTAGGGTGGGGGTGGCAGGATTTCCCACCTGAGTTCGTTATATTACATTGCTGGTACGTTGGCCTTTAAAGACTGAACTTAACAATTTGCATTTGGGGGAGTACGGGGAATAGAGTCACTGGCTAagccattttaattccaaatttatAGAAAATAATCATAATATTTATGACAACAAATATGTATAACATGAAAATATATATCATAATAAATCTACAATATTCATTTGGTACCATAGACATTAATCGTTTTTATtaaattttatcaattttataatTGTTTGAATTAGGACAAGCCTAAAATATCAGTTATTTTGGGTCGGAGGAAGTATATTTGTATTTTTTCATTGTGTGCTTCTGCTTAGGATTTTACTAGGATCTAGATATCTCTATATCGAAGGGCAGCTGTCTCACCGAGTCATCAAATCGTGGAGCGATATTTGCAGGGAAGACTTGCCTCGATTTATCCCTTCTATAGACCTTACTCATGTGAGAGCCTCCGGCAACGGAGTCTGCCCCTAGATATCTGCATATCATGGGAATATGAAAAGGCTATCCTGTCCTGTATATCTATTTCTGTTTTGTAGGATTATTAAGGATTTGGAAGGATCCTAGGGAATAGTTGAATCAATAATTTTGGGGGGAAATTACCCTCATCCCTCCAGAATGGAGAACAAGTCAGATGACCTTCAGCACGAGCATGGTATGCCCGATCAGACGTCTCGTCCCTTCACTTCACTCTTACTGTCGGCAACATCTGTCGCCCAAGCAGCACAACAAGATACCGGTTCTGACATCAAATCGCTTAGTCTGCTGCATGGAAGTAGCTTACTCCCACCTGATGATGGTTACATCTGGAAGGCGCGCGCGCAGAACATTGTTCCAGGCTGTGAATATCCCACCATGTATTACAAGTGCGCCCAGGACAActgcaacacaaataaattggtggTATGCTCTGCTGATGGTCATCAGGTTCTTGAGACGGTTCTTAGTGGTTGCCACAACCACCCACGTCAGCAAGATTGTGATCTACCCATACCCAAGGTATCAAAAACGGATACTTCAATGCCTGTGTCCAGAGAGGGAGATGATGAGCAACTTTCAAGTTCAAGTGATAgcgatgaagatgatgttgaccaAGCAAGAGTTGAAGGTGATGGCAGTGTAACTAGGTAGTTGCTTTAATCTGACTGAACAGCATATCTGTAGGTAGTAGTTACAAATTACTAATTTCTCAACTAACTCATCTGTAACTACTAATGGTGCTTCTACTTGTCAGACATGTGCCACATCCAGCTGAAAGGATCACTGCACAAACTGGAACTGCAAATTCTCACCGACAGTATGCATCAATCTGCCTTCTTTGACTTACATTTTTTAAGTCCATATGTTGCAGCTGGTGTAGTTCATATCTAAAATTCTACAAGGCCTTCACATTTTTGAAGTCCATATGTTGCTGCTGGTGTAGTTCATATCTAAAATTCTTCAAGGCCTTCAATGGATCTTGCCAAACATATTCGATCCCTTCAAATAAAATTCGAGTTGAAGAATGGATAGACATTATTGTCATTATTGAAATCAGCAATTCACCCTTGCGTTCTCCCTCTTTGCAGACATGATGCAATTCCTCTATCTTGTTGATTTTTATGGTGTAGCAAATAGTAAGCAAACAGGAAGTAATTGGAACCTATGAGAATTTGACCTTTATATTTCTCATATTGTCTCTAAATACTTGTATACTTCTATAATTGTGTCCTAAAATGTAGGATGGATCAGGACTTAGATCCTGGAAACAGATTGAGTAGGATGGTCCAAGTTTTCACTAGGTGGTGAGCAAATTGCTTGCACTGAATTTATTCTGTAATCTGAATCACATGTTGGCTTCCTTTTGGTGCGAGCCATGGCTACGTGATTCAGTTCACTTTTTATATATGTTATTTTGTTGCTGATGTAGCATCATGCATTTTTATCATAATTCTATTCCATTGTTTTCAGGTCGTCCGACTAATTGCGATTagtcgcgattagtcgggctgaTCGGTACTCAGTGCTCGATAAGGGGGTTCGATTCGATCAGGTGATCTGATCGTCCATATCGTTTGACTAGTCGGCGATACGTAGCGATTAGTCGTCTGGTTAGCGATCAGTCACGTTAATTACTCAGTTTCAGACTTTAGTTAAGACTTCAGACTTCAGTTGTATGATGATCTCATATAGGTGTTGCCTTCTTAGTCATGGTCTAGTAAGTTGTAGAATTGCAGTTTCATATAGAATTGTTGCTGGAGATGTACTGCTGTTTTGGACTATTCAAGTATTCATACTGCTGTTTTGGACTATTTAAGTATTCATACTGTTGTTTTGGACTATTTATACTGCTGCCTTGTCTATACTTGTGCTTGTCCTGAGCAAGTCTCTATACTATATAAGTATATATCTATATATAGTGCTATATATGTCCTGGAAATACATAGGACGGCCATGGGACGATTAGGGTCGATCAGGGGCGACTAATCGCCCTGATCGTCGCCTAATCGTGACTAATCGTCTGCCCAGTGGCATCGATCAGACAATCAGGCGATCTGAAAACAATGTTCTATTCAGTGTGTAATGGATGATGGGAATTTCTCTTGAACATTAACTGGTAGCATTCATTTTCTAGTGCTGGTAGAAGAAGACCGAAGTCCAAGGTGTGGGAAGAATTCAGTGCTGTGTTAAGAGATGACAAAATTCAATGGGCCGAATGTAAGCACTGTAAAATGAGCCTTGGTGGAACAAGCACAGGAAGAACAACCCATCTGCGGCGGCATCTTAAGATCTGTCCAGCGCTACCTGCAACTGATCGGATGCAGAAACAGAGGTCATCTCCACATCCTGGTTCCACCATTGAGAGCATCTGGAAGTTCGATCAAGACAGATCTCTTGAATTGCTCatcaaggttttagtgtccaacctTTTCTCCTCTCCATTGACAAGCAGCACAACTTTTAGACAGCTATGGGCTGGCATCTGCCCTACTAATGATGTGTTATCGGACGCTGCTATTGAAGAGAAGTTTCTCAGTATTTTTGAGAATGAAAAGCTTAAGCTTAAGGAGGAAATAGCACTTGCACCTGGCGGAGTTTTTCTGACAGCTGCAAGCAGTTCTCTTGAAACTAAGAACTTCATCTTTTTGACCGTGCACTTCATTGATAAAGAATGGAACTTGAATAGGAAAATCATTAGATGTTGCTTTACGGGGTGTGAAGACTTTGATGCTGAGTATTTTGTTAGCATGTTTCCGAATTTGCAATCATGCCACAATTTCATTAATGGGAATGTGAGAGCAGCTGAAGAAGAAATAGTGAAAGAGGCAGTACAAAATTGGAGGCTTGAGTGGAAGCTTCTAGGAATTTCATCACGTAAGTCATTAGCTGATGCTGCTGTACTGGCTCTTGAGAAGAATCTTACAGAAcagaactatcttcttgccaaaTGTAAGTTGTTGAATCTCCCCTGCATAATAGATGCCCTAAATGACCTTTTTGGTTATGAAATCAATGAATATGTACTAAGTACAAGTAAGATGTGGTTTCAGTACATGACATGCACCCCACTACGTAGGGATAAATACAAAGAAATCCTGTCACGCCTGCAAATAAACCGACCTTCTTTTGGTTCGCAGAGATGGTACTTAACTTTCCACTCATTGGAAGCTGCTTTGCAGTTTAACAATGAGCTGCCAGACCCTCAACAGATAGACTCCAGATATTATCCAGCTAAGCCATCTTTTGCACAGCTAAAAGCAGCAGAGAACTTTTGTGATCTTGTAAGGGCGATTTACCATGCAGTAAAAGTAGTTTCCAGAACTTGCAATGGGGCCTTGAATTCACAATTTCACGCAATTTGGAACTTGAAGATGGCTCTGCTCCGTTCATCTACAAAGGAAAACATCGACCAAGTTTTTAATATTGAACAAATGAAGCTGAAATTTGACCAGCTTTGGAGGAAATGGTACCTATGGCTGTCGTTAGCTGTTGTTCTAGATCCCAGATATAAATTCAGGTTTCTTCTTGTTTGCTTTAAGGAAGCCTTTGGTAGTCATGCCAAAAGGTACATCTTTGAAGTGCGAGGAAAGCTGTATGAGCTCTTTCTTCAGTACTCTTGTCATGTTGATCAACAAAATAGTGACAGCTTTGATCAGAGAACCAATGATTTACAGTTGGATACACATGGTAGCACACCAGTGCATGCCACAAGTCAAAATTTCATTGAGCAAGCAGCACATGAGGAACTGGGAGAAGTCATTAGATACCTTGAAGCAGAGCTTATTCCTCAAAATGCCAATTTTGATATTTTGAAATGGTGGAAGGAAAATGCTTTGACATATCCAGCTCTTGCCAGGCTGGCTTGCGACATCTTAGCAATTCCTGGATCTGCGGTCTCTGCTGAATCTGCATTTGATGAAACTGATGAACGGGTGGGACTTTTCAATCTGAAGCTGAGTCCTGAATTAGTTGAGGCCCTCGTCTGCACCCAGGATTGGATCAAATCTTCAGGCACGTATATGCACAACTCATCAGCTTTTAGCTTATTGCTGATCTCTATCATTTACAGTTTACAGATACAAAGAGCCTGTAACTAGTATAATGTTCCTCTTTGTAAACAGAAATAATTTCTGACGAAGTTGGTGGAAATATAAATATGCCTGCCTAGTGCACAGCAAGGTAAGACTGCCATCTTCATGTCTTATTTCAATTTTGTCCACTAGTTAGCACTCTAGAAGTATATGTGTTGTACATACACAAACACCACCATAAGCTATGAAATGGCAATTGCACATTTCTTGGACACAATGAATTTTTTAACCCAATTTATTTGAAATTGTAGCTACTAGATTGAGAAATTGTGCACACATCGGCAGTTCTAAAAAAGAAAGATAAGAAGGCTTATGTTCGAATCTTTCATTTATAGTACATAGTATAAGCTTCTCGGTGTCAATAATGTGACACATGAATTCTAGCTCATTGTCTTCTTAAAACAATAATATGTGATGCCTTTACCTTCCTTACATGCTCTTGGTGGATCAGTTGCCAACTAGACCTCTAGGACAGTTGCGAAGCTAGAGATAACTTGAGGGGGTGCAGTTGCCTTGTAGATGCATAAATATTTTTTATAAGGATGCATATATGGTGGAACTTTAACTAAATTCATAGATTTTGAATTTTTCTGGGGTGCATTTGCACCGCTACTTACAATGTAGCTTTGCCCCTGCTTTAGGACATTTTGTTCTCCAAAGACTGGTACGAAGCCACTTTGATATCTTCTCATCTTTGTTGCAAAATAATTATGGACATAAAAACAGAGACAAGGACCAGATATTCGAATTGGAAAAAGACGTCTGGATAATCCCAAATCAATTACTTCATCTGAAAATACCCCTTTCATTTTGAATGCTGGATGAAGTTTCAATTGGTCTCTTGCAATTCCTTTTTTCATGTTTAATGTATTAGGAATAATTAGGACACGTACCATTCTCCTTGATATGCTTGGCCTCATGCCCACTCCATTAACCATATTGCAATCCCTATAGGAACACTGAATTGTCTCATATCCAAGTATAACACTGTCGTTGGATTATACTCCCTCCGTACACAAAACAATATAACCATAGGAGTTGTGCCAGCCAAACTAGCATAACTTTAAccatgtttgtagtaaatagtaTTAACATTTATGTATCTAGCTACGTTTACAATGAAAATATACTTCACAATTAATTTAAAACATATTTATTTTATATAACTTTGATCAAACTTCAAATTATTTGACCTATCAAGAAGTGATAATTGTATTTTTTTGTGTGGACAGAGAACTTATAATAAAATAAAATGAGTTATGAGAAGGACAATTCCAAAATTTGTGGGCTATGAATTTTATCTTCTTTTTGTTATATTTTTTATATACATCTGATGTTATGGTTAATTAGTCTTTTTTTCTTGTGCTTAAACAGCTCCCTCGGCCGTTTCATTGGTTCAATAAAAAAATGAAGAGCCCTTTAGACCTTCTCAGTATAATGCGTGACGGAGTCTAATTGGCAATGCTTGTTTTGTTGTGCTATTCAGCGTGCAAAATATGAACAATATTAGTCTTTTATTAAGTCAATTTTGCAGTACATGGCTGAAATATGGAATGTGTACTATGTGAATGGCTGAAATATATTAAAAAAAACTTCAAAACCCAATAATTGTTTTTGCTGACGGATCAGATTTGAGGTGAGATGTGCCATATATATTTATCTTTGAAGAACGTAATAAGGTTCGTCGCTTAATTTTGTTTGGAGAGTTTGTTCTGACAGTTCATAAAGGCTCTTGATGAACAAGTTTTTAGCAGGAGATTTTTTACTAAAAAATCTGGAAATTTTGTTTGATGGATAGCAAATCGAAATCGTTTTGGACTTGTACGTTTGGTCAGAGTTCCATATGGTCACATTTGCTTCCGTCTTGCTTATACAAGGATTTTAAAATAATTACACCTAAAGCCAGCTTTGCAGAAAAGAACACATTGAACGGATCCAAGCACATTATTGCAAAGCTGCATGCTGACGACGTCCATGTACCTTTTCATTAGCAGTACAATCCTCTACGGCGGCTACCAGCAGAGCGTTTCCATGGACAACGTTAGGTAGATGTTTGCTTTTGACCCCCTGTTTTGAGACGGCTCAAGACAAATACTGAATGACTTGGCTTGTTATAAATTAGGGattgcaatgggtacccgaaacccgatgggtaaaaaccctattaggACACGGGTATGGCGGATTTTGATACCCATGTGTATTTTATTGAGTCATTTGTTATGTCCATCGGGTACGGTGGGCGTGTGTATGTTCTCTGTTGCCCCATACTCGCTAACCGATGGGGAACCCACTAATATATGACACGTGGGTCCGGATTTATATGTATATAAAAAGAATTTGCTCTCGCTATTTGCTAACCCTAAGACCCTAACGCGTGGGTCCGGATTTGCTAACCCGCTAATATCCAACAGCTTAGaagtcttatatatatatattcaaataTTAAGTATTGTGTATTGAACAATTAAATTTGAAGACATGATTTTGTCCACAGTTTTGTAGAATCAATGCTATGTTTTGTGTGATTTGAAGACATGATGTTGCCATTTAATGTTGAATATTGTTGAACCTATGATAAAATTATGTTGGGTTCGATACATTTGTTATGCTGATACTTATTTTTGCGATTCAAATGATCATGTCTATTATGTCTATTGTAATGTTAATGGGTATGGGTACccgatgggtacccgctacccataGTGGGTATGAGTATGGCGtaattttgtacccatgatgggtagtgggtatgggtttgggtcaattttttcctagtgggtatgggtatggcttcgtgtgcccactgggtaccttacccactgccatccctattatagatacaaggagggtGTGACTAACCT harbors:
- the LOC109942989 gene encoding zinc finger BED domain-containing protein DAYSLEEPER isoform X1: MENKSDDLQHEHGMPDQTSRPFTSLLLSATSVAQAAQQDTGSDIKSLSLLHGSSLLPPDDGYIWKARAQNIVPGCEYPTMYYKCAQDNCNTNKLVVCSADGHQVLETVLSGCHNHPRQQDCDLPIPKVSKTDTSMPVSREGDDEQLSSSSDSDEDDVDQARVEGDGSVTRHVPHPAERITAQTGTANSHRQMDQDLDPGNRLSRMVQVFTRCAGRRRPKSKVWEEFSAVLRDDKIQWAECKHCKMSLGGTSTGRTTHLRRHLKICPALPATDRMQKQRSSPHPGSTIESIWKFDQDRSLELLIKVLVSNLFSSPLTSSTTFRQLWAGICPTNDVLSDAAIEEKFLSIFENEKLKLKEEIALAPGGVFLTAASSSLETKNFIFLTVHFIDKEWNLNRKIIRCCFTGCEDFDAEYFVSMFPNLQSCHNFINGNVRAAEEEIVKEAVQNWRLEWKLLGISSRKSLADAAVLALEKNLTEQNYLLAKCKLLNLPCIIDALNDLFGYEINEYVLSTSKMWFQYMTCTPLRRDKYKEILSRLQINRPSFGSQRWYLTFHSLEAALQFNNELPDPQQIDSRYYPAKPSFAQLKAAENFCDLVRAIYHAVKVVSRTCNGALNSQFHAIWNLKMALLRSSTKENIDQVFNIEQMKLKFDQLWRKWYLWLSLAVVLDPRYKFRFLLVCFKEAFGSHAKRYIFEVRGKLYELFLQYSCHVDQQNSDSFDQRTNDLQLDTHGSTPVHATSQNFIEQAAHEELGEVIRYLEAELIPQNANFDILKWWKENALTYPALARLACDILAIPGSAVSAESAFDETDERVGLFNLKLSPELVEALVCTQDWIKSSEIISDEVGGNINMPA
- the LOC109942989 gene encoding zinc finger BED domain-containing protein DAYSLEEPER isoform X2 — its product is MENKSDDLQHEHGMPDQTSRPFTSLLLSATSVAQAAQQDTGSDIKSLSLLHGSSLLPPDDGYIWKARAQNIVPGCEYPTMYYKCAQDNCNTNKLVVCSADGHQVLETVLSGCHNHPRQQDCDLPIPKVSKTDTSMPVSREGDDEQLSSSSDSDEDDVDQARVEGDGSVTRHVPHPAERITAQTGTANSHRHAGRRRPKSKVWEEFSAVLRDDKIQWAECKHCKMSLGGTSTGRTTHLRRHLKICPALPATDRMQKQRSSPHPGSTIESIWKFDQDRSLELLIKVLVSNLFSSPLTSSTTFRQLWAGICPTNDVLSDAAIEEKFLSIFENEKLKLKEEIALAPGGVFLTAASSSLETKNFIFLTVHFIDKEWNLNRKIIRCCFTGCEDFDAEYFVSMFPNLQSCHNFINGNVRAAEEEIVKEAVQNWRLEWKLLGISSRKSLADAAVLALEKNLTEQNYLLAKCKLLNLPCIIDALNDLFGYEINEYVLSTSKMWFQYMTCTPLRRDKYKEILSRLQINRPSFGSQRWYLTFHSLEAALQFNNELPDPQQIDSRYYPAKPSFAQLKAAENFCDLVRAIYHAVKVVSRTCNGALNSQFHAIWNLKMALLRSSTKENIDQVFNIEQMKLKFDQLWRKWYLWLSLAVVLDPRYKFRFLLVCFKEAFGSHAKRYIFEVRGKLYELFLQYSCHVDQQNSDSFDQRTNDLQLDTHGSTPVHATSQNFIEQAAHEELGEVIRYLEAELIPQNANFDILKWWKENALTYPALARLACDILAIPGSAVSAESAFDETDERVGLFNLKLSPELVEALVCTQDWIKSSEIISDEVGGNINMPA